A single genomic interval of Asinibacterium sp. OR53 harbors:
- a CDS encoding TonB-dependent receptor yields MKKSVQETKRFLPSPILKTIVLMKLAIVLTLFTALQAHAGAFGQNVRMQVQQTEVRKILTSIEKSANVRFLYNYDLAPVIKTKVDFTANNIPLRSALDNLLQKVNLSYKVLENNLVVLLKEADEKNAYDQRVSGKVTNESGQPFANVSVKVKGTNSGTITNSEGAYNIPVSGKNAVLVFSFVGYEDKEITMGEQTTINTSLVPSQKELDQVIVVGYGTQKKIDVTGSVAAVKGEDIAKQASTNPISALQGKVAGVQITNSGAPGSSPQVRIRGLGTVYGNANPLYVVDGVWYDDISFLNPADIDNISVLKDASSESIYGVRAANGVILVTTKKGKSGQAIVNYTGSVGFQHVTNSIKMANANEFATMVNELAAANGSAALLDPTQFGVGTDWYHQVLRNALITNHQVSVSGGSEKSTYNFSLGYLKQEGLVKGNDYTRVTARLQNDFQVFRNLKLGYTATAASNNFVDFPGDIFHQLFAAAPVVPVYYKDGSYGDPSDYSLGDGANFNPQATLDFYNQKTKNYRVSGSAYGDLKLMPHLTFHSSIGGDFGQIERRNYQPVYTATLKQRNTASQLTMIRTESRNWILENTLTYENKFNNHNLKVLLGQSAQRYQSYGWTATAPNVPNTSEGDYYLRLGSTAGRNVDDNGSVATIASYFGRVTYDYQGKYLLNFSMRADGSSKFFGDNRWGYFPSVGAGWVITRESFMQNQKLFNNLKLRASWGKIGNVSVPSNISVLTVTQAPYLTAIFGNQPYTGASINSVVPPTTYWERGVGTDIGLDASLLSNKLTVELDYYNKKTEKAIFDIPILSSVGTSSGTILGNQADFQNRGVELAITWKNEIGKDITYSVSANLGINDNKVLSVTTGSNPIYGGGGAATGGQLSTRTMVGQPIGQFYGLVVAGVFQNQSQITGSAQPNAKPGDFIYVDQDKNGVIDARDRVPLGNPNPRYSYGVNTNWTYKQFDLTLDFQGVAGVQVYNANLGLRYGNENFTKDFYDKRWHGEGTSNSYPSANIGGGDNYRPNSFFVENGSYFRVRNMQLGYTLPASLTDRWKVKKLRVYLNAQNAFNFFKYRGFTPEIGGSAINQGIDTNVYPLYATYNFGVNLTF; encoded by the coding sequence ATGAAAAAAAGCGTGCAAGAAACGAAACGCTTCCTGCCATCACCCATCCTAAAAACAATTGTGCTTATGAAGCTGGCGATTGTTCTCACCCTTTTCACTGCTTTACAGGCGCATGCCGGCGCCTTTGGCCAGAACGTCAGGATGCAGGTACAGCAAACCGAGGTAAGGAAGATCCTTACTTCCATTGAGAAATCTGCCAATGTCAGGTTCCTGTATAATTATGACCTGGCACCTGTTATCAAAACGAAAGTGGACTTTACCGCCAATAACATTCCATTGCGCTCGGCATTGGATAACCTGTTGCAGAAAGTAAACCTTTCTTACAAAGTGTTGGAGAATAACCTGGTGGTATTGCTCAAAGAAGCCGATGAAAAAAATGCGTATGACCAACGCGTCAGCGGAAAGGTTACCAATGAAAGCGGGCAACCTTTTGCCAATGTATCGGTGAAAGTAAAAGGCACCAATAGCGGCACTATTACCAACAGTGAAGGCGCGTATAACATACCCGTTAGCGGAAAGAATGCCGTATTGGTATTCTCTTTTGTTGGCTATGAAGACAAAGAAATCACCATGGGCGAACAAACCACCATCAACACCTCCCTGGTGCCCAGTCAAAAAGAACTGGACCAGGTAATTGTGGTGGGATATGGCACACAGAAAAAGATCGACGTTACCGGTTCTGTGGCTGCTGTGAAAGGCGAAGACATCGCTAAACAAGCGTCTACCAACCCCATCAGCGCTTTGCAGGGCAAGGTAGCGGGCGTTCAGATCACCAACAGTGGTGCACCCGGCTCATCGCCCCAGGTGCGCATCCGTGGCCTCGGTACGGTGTATGGCAATGCCAATCCATTGTATGTAGTGGATGGGGTATGGTATGATGATATCAGTTTCCTGAACCCCGCCGATATTGACAATATCAGCGTACTGAAAGATGCCTCCAGCGAATCTATTTATGGTGTGAGGGCAGCTAATGGCGTGATACTGGTTACAACTAAAAAAGGTAAATCAGGACAAGCTATTGTCAATTACACCGGTTCTGTAGGATTCCAGCACGTGACCAATAGCATTAAAATGGCCAACGCCAATGAATTTGCTACCATGGTCAATGAACTGGCGGCTGCCAACGGCAGCGCTGCCCTCCTCGATCCTACGCAGTTTGGTGTGGGAACCGATTGGTACCACCAGGTGTTGAGGAATGCATTAATAACTAATCACCAGGTATCTGTAAGCGGCGGTTCTGAAAAATCAACTTATAATTTCTCTCTAGGCTACCTGAAACAGGAAGGCCTTGTAAAAGGCAATGATTATACCAGGGTTACTGCGAGATTGCAAAATGATTTCCAGGTATTCAGGAATTTGAAATTAGGATATACGGCTACTGCGGCTTCTAATAATTTCGTTGATTTCCCCGGCGACATTTTCCACCAACTTTTTGCAGCTGCACCCGTAGTACCTGTTTATTACAAAGATGGCAGTTATGGAGATCCCAGTGATTATAGCCTGGGAGACGGTGCTAATTTCAACCCGCAGGCTACACTCGATTTCTATAACCAGAAAACAAAGAATTACCGTGTTTCAGGAAGCGCTTACGGCGATCTGAAACTGATGCCTCATCTGACATTTCATAGCAGTATAGGTGGCGACTTTGGTCAGATTGAAAGAAGAAACTATCAACCGGTATACACTGCTACTTTGAAGCAGCGCAACACCGCCAGTCAGTTGACAATGATACGCACAGAAAGCAGGAACTGGATATTGGAGAACACCCTTACTTACGAGAATAAATTCAACAACCATAATTTGAAAGTGTTGTTGGGACAATCTGCACAACGTTATCAGTCTTACGGATGGACTGCCACTGCACCCAATGTGCCCAATACCAGTGAAGGCGACTATTACCTTCGCCTGGGAAGTACTGCCGGAAGGAACGTAGATGATAACGGTTCCGTTGCCACTATTGCTTCTTATTTCGGTCGTGTTACCTATGATTATCAGGGTAAATACTTGTTGAACTTCTCCATGCGTGCCGACGGATCTTCTAAATTCTTCGGTGATAACCGCTGGGGTTATTTCCCTTCTGTTGGTGCAGGCTGGGTGATCACACGTGAAAGTTTCATGCAGAACCAAAAATTGTTCAACAACCTGAAACTCCGGGCCAGTTGGGGTAAGATCGGTAACGTATCCGTTCCATCGAACATCTCTGTGCTCACAGTAACACAGGCTCCTTATCTCACAGCCATCTTCGGCAACCAGCCTTATACCGGCGCCAGTATCAATTCAGTAGTACCTCCTACTACTTATTGGGAAAGAGGTGTGGGAACAGATATCGGTTTGGATGCATCATTGCTGAGCAACAAGCTGACTGTTGAGTTAGATTACTACAATAAAAAAACTGAGAAAGCCATCTTCGATATTCCCATTCTTTCATCTGTAGGAACATCGTCTGGTACCATCCTCGGCAACCAGGCCGATTTCCAGAACAGGGGTGTTGAATTGGCCATTACCTGGAAAAATGAAATAGGCAAAGACATCACTTATTCTGTAAGCGCCAACCTGGGTATAAACGATAACAAAGTATTGTCTGTTACCACCGGCAGCAACCCCATCTATGGCGGTGGTGGTGCCGCTACAGGTGGTCAGTTGTCAACCCGTACCATGGTGGGACAACCCATCGGCCAGTTCTACGGATTAGTCGTAGCTGGTGTATTCCAGAACCAGTCGCAGATCACCGGATCAGCGCAGCCCAATGCCAAGCCCGGCGATTTCATTTATGTAGACCAGGATAAAAATGGTGTGATCGATGCCCGCGACAGGGTACCCTTGGGTAATCCCAATCCCAGGTACAGTTATGGTGTAAACACCAACTGGACATATAAGCAGTTCGACCTCACACTGGATTTCCAGGGAGTGGCTGGTGTACAGGTGTACAACGCCAACCTGGGACTGCGTTATGGTAACGAGAATTTCACCAAAGATTTTTATGATAAACGCTGGCATGGAGAAGGCACTTCCAACAGCTATCCTTCCGCTAATATTGGTGGTGGCGATAACTATCGTCCCAATTCCTTCTTCGTGGAAAATGGCAGTTATTTCAGGGTAAGGAATATGCAATTAGGCTATACCCTGCCTGCTTCACTGACAGACAGGTGGAAGGTTAAAAAACTCCGTGTGTACCTGAATGCACAAAACGCATTCAACTTCTTCAAGTACAGGGGCTTCACACCTGAGATAGGCGGATCGGCCATTAACCAGGGCATTGATACCAATGTTTATCCGTTGTATGCCACTTACAATTTTGGTGTGAACCTCACCTTCTAA
- a CDS encoding RagB/SusD family nutrient uptake outer membrane protein, whose amino-acid sequence MNLHNKIYHRYFISGALLALVVFTGCNKTFLDVPPQGQQPSQQFWKSDADAAKAVNAMYANLHEWKNIAFAPIAVESMGSDDAEKGSSPSDATFMNKFHNFTATSTEGQIADFWAGQYQNINFANQVLDNVPGITMDDNLKNRYLAEAKFIRAYSYFRLVRAFGDVPLRLTVPKSAAEYNVPRTPKAQVWAAIEKDLTDAAAVLPQSYGAADVGRATKGAALGMLAKVSMYQKKWQAVFDLTTQVMGMGYSLFPDFEKLFRTQNKNSSESVFEIQCKLILGNKAASNSQYSQVQGVRGSVGGGWGFNVPTPDLVAEFEPGDTRKAGTIIFRGETTAEGDVIPPTGDNPMYNKKSYVPFSQYVSGYNEGADQDFMVLRFADILLMNAEASNELGKPAQALISLNKVRARARGSNPAVLPDVTTTDQGALRNAIWHERRVELAMEFDRFFDVIRQGRAATVFGPRGFVAGKNEVLPIPQNEIDLSAGVLTQNPGY is encoded by the coding sequence ATGAATCTTCATAATAAAATATATCACCGTTATTTCATCTCCGGCGCTTTGTTGGCACTGGTGGTGTTTACCGGATGCAACAAAACATTCCTGGATGTGCCGCCGCAGGGACAGCAGCCCAGTCAGCAATTCTGGAAATCAGATGCTGATGCTGCCAAGGCCGTGAATGCGATGTACGCCAATTTACATGAATGGAAGAATATTGCTTTCGCACCCATTGCCGTAGAAAGTATGGGCTCGGATGATGCAGAGAAAGGAAGCAGTCCGAGTGATGCTACCTTCATGAACAAGTTCCACAACTTTACTGCTACTTCCACAGAAGGACAGATTGCCGACTTCTGGGCAGGCCAGTACCAGAACATCAATTTCGCCAACCAGGTATTAGACAATGTTCCCGGTATTACTATGGATGATAACCTTAAAAACCGTTACCTGGCAGAAGCTAAATTCATCAGGGCTTATTCTTATTTCAGGCTGGTACGTGCCTTCGGCGATGTGCCATTACGCTTAACAGTACCCAAAAGTGCTGCCGAATACAATGTCCCGCGCACACCAAAAGCGCAGGTATGGGCGGCTATTGAAAAAGACCTCACAGATGCGGCGGCTGTTTTACCGCAGTCTTATGGTGCAGCCGATGTAGGACGCGCTACAAAAGGGGCAGCCCTGGGTATGCTGGCCAAAGTATCGATGTACCAGAAGAAATGGCAGGCAGTATTCGATCTTACAACACAGGTAATGGGCATGGGATATAGCTTGTTCCCCGACTTCGAAAAACTCTTCCGCACCCAGAATAAGAACAGTTCAGAATCTGTATTTGAGATACAGTGCAAACTGATACTGGGTAACAAAGCTGCTTCCAATTCGCAGTATTCCCAGGTACAGGGTGTTCGCGGATCGGTAGGTGGTGGATGGGGTTTCAATGTGCCCACACCTGATCTCGTAGCTGAATTCGAACCGGGAGATACACGCAAAGCAGGTACTATTATATTCAGAGGAGAAACCACTGCCGAAGGAGATGTGATACCGCCTACAGGTGACAATCCCATGTACAACAAAAAATCTTATGTTCCCTTCAGCCAGTATGTATCCGGTTACAATGAAGGAGCTGACCAGGATTTCATGGTATTGCGTTTTGCAGACATCCTGCTTATGAATGCAGAGGCCAGCAATGAATTGGGCAAACCCGCACAAGCCCTGATATCACTCAATAAAGTGCGTGCCAGGGCCCGCGGCAGCAATCCCGCTGTATTACCTGATGTTACCACAACCGATCAGGGCGCACTCCGCAATGCCATCTGGCATGAGCGCCGTGTAGAACTGGCCATGGAATTCGACAGGTTCTTCGATGTGATCCGCCAGGGTCGTGCGGCCACTGTGTTCGGACCAAGGGGATTTGTAGCGGGCAAGAATGAAGTGCTGCCTATCCCTCAGAATGAAATAGACCTGAGTGCAGGTGTGTTGACACAAAATCCCGGGTATTAA
- a CDS encoding LamG-like jellyroll fold domain-containing protein, producing the protein MKYINRQLLFSLIAGSSMLLSSCYKKFDPSSYAPALSIGGYTSAKSIAPGNLVGYWSFDNNVTDSVTNTAGTNVGVGFVNGIKGAAMQGGVNKYVLFNPGSGIQNLQSFTVTSWVNSPQNTNGIAGILDIANTNSFWGNLTIFFENGGTATNANLKVHVNNNGKDAWLGNYNITNAWNVWMNIAVSYDAASSTFKVFVNGSKIATQVVANFGPLQFQNATKMVFGTVQFQTTPSLTSATSSQPWASFMTGQLDEVRIYNKALAESDINALVKLEGRGK; encoded by the coding sequence ATGAAATATATTAACAGACAACTATTGTTCTCACTCATCGCAGGTAGCAGTATGTTGCTCAGTTCCTGTTATAAAAAATTCGATCCTTCGAGCTATGCACCTGCCTTATCTATTGGCGGATATACCAGCGCTAAAAGCATTGCTCCCGGCAACCTGGTAGGCTACTGGTCGTTCGACAACAATGTAACAGACAGCGTTACGAATACGGCAGGCACGAATGTTGGGGTTGGTTTTGTGAACGGCATCAAAGGAGCAGCTATGCAAGGTGGCGTCAATAAATATGTTTTGTTCAATCCGGGTTCGGGTATACAGAACCTGCAGAGTTTTACTGTTACTTCGTGGGTCAACAGTCCGCAAAACACCAACGGTATTGCCGGCATTCTCGATATAGCCAATACCAATTCATTCTGGGGCAACCTCACCATCTTCTTCGAGAATGGAGGTACTGCCACCAATGCCAACCTGAAAGTACACGTGAATAACAATGGCAAAGACGCCTGGCTGGGCAATTACAACATCACCAATGCCTGGAATGTGTGGATGAATATTGCCGTAAGCTATGATGCTGCCAGCTCTACTTTCAAAGTATTCGTGAATGGTTCTAAAATTGCCACCCAGGTAGTGGCTAATTTCGGACCACTGCAATTTCAGAATGCCACTAAAATGGTATTCGGAACCGTGCAGTTTCAAACAACTCCCAGTCTTACTTCTGCAACCAGCTCTCAACCCTGGGCCAGTTTCATGACCGGTCAATTGGATGAAGTGCGCATTTACAATAAAGCGCTGGCAGAAAGCGATATCAATGCATTGGTAAAACTGGAGGGAAGAGGTAAGTAA
- a CDS encoding glucoamylase family protein, whose amino-acid sequence MKPHYLVAMGLLMLGAGCGKTGNDTRPAPTPPASYSFNTLTVNGVFNGFNYTSVNYTPVIRLNFTAKLSRTSVAANIIFKDNNGGVVAYTTGFENNDSTVIIQPSQALQPLNKYNITVSQQLQSSPGGYLQSGITVNLQTKIDSTRKFPLISDDSLLTLVQRQTFTYFWDFAHPLSGLARERNTSGDVVTSGGSGFGIMTIPVAVNRQFITRAQGLARMQQIVGFLKNTAQKFHGAFPHWLNGATGVVVPFSAKDNGADLVETSYLMQGLLCARQYFNGSDAAETALRTDINTLWNNVEWNWFQQNNQNLLYWHWSPTDAWIMNMPIRGWNEALITYVLAASSNTYAIPKTVYDAGWAGAANFKNGNTYYNYNLPLGPSMGGPLFFEHYSFLGINPNGLTDAYADYTLQTRNHALINYNYCKANPKNQVGYSDSCWGLTASDIPNGYTASSPTNDAGVIAPTAALSSFPYTPKESMQALKFFYYVLGDKIWGNYGFADAFSLNDGWFANSYLAIDQGPIVVMIENYRTGLLWNLFTSCPEIKTGMKALGFQASYL is encoded by the coding sequence ATGAAACCTCATTATCTGGTGGCGATGGGTTTACTGATGCTGGGTGCAGGCTGTGGTAAAACGGGTAATGATACCCGGCCTGCACCCACGCCACCGGCTTCATATAGTTTCAATACTTTAACGGTGAACGGTGTTTTCAATGGGTTCAATTATACAAGTGTGAACTACACACCTGTGATCAGGCTAAACTTCACTGCGAAATTGAGCCGTACCAGTGTTGCAGCAAATATCATTTTCAAAGACAACAATGGAGGTGTGGTTGCTTACACAACCGGGTTTGAGAATAACGATAGCACCGTTATCATTCAGCCTTCCCAGGCATTGCAGCCGTTGAACAAATACAACATCACCGTATCGCAACAACTGCAGTCTTCTCCGGGTGGCTACCTGCAATCCGGTATTACCGTGAACCTGCAAACAAAGATCGATTCTACCAGGAAGTTCCCGTTGATCTCAGATGATTCATTGCTTACGCTGGTACAGCGACAGACTTTTACTTATTTCTGGGATTTCGCACACCCCCTAAGCGGACTGGCCAGGGAAAGAAATACCAGTGGCGATGTGGTAACCAGCGGTGGTTCAGGCTTCGGCATCATGACCATTCCTGTTGCCGTCAACCGGCAATTCATCACCCGTGCACAGGGACTGGCAAGGATGCAACAGATCGTGGGATTCCTGAAAAATACGGCGCAGAAATTCCATGGCGCTTTTCCGCACTGGTTGAATGGAGCCACCGGTGTTGTTGTTCCTTTCAGCGCAAAAGACAACGGGGCCGATCTGGTGGAAACGTCTTACCTGATGCAGGGATTATTATGTGCCAGGCAATATTTCAACGGCAGCGATGCCGCAGAAACAGCATTGCGTACAGATATCAATACATTGTGGAATAACGTTGAATGGAATTGGTTTCAACAAAACAACCAGAACCTGCTGTACTGGCATTGGAGTCCCACCGATGCATGGATCATGAATATGCCCATCAGGGGATGGAATGAAGCATTGATCACTTACGTGCTGGCAGCTTCATCCAACACTTATGCCATTCCTAAAACAGTGTACGATGCCGGATGGGCTGGTGCTGCGAATTTTAAAAACGGCAATACTTATTATAATTACAACCTGCCATTGGGTCCATCGATGGGCGGTCCTTTGTTCTTTGAGCACTATTCTTTTCTTGGCATTAATCCCAATGGGTTAACGGATGCTTATGCAGATTATACCTTACAGACCAGGAATCATGCACTGATCAATTATAATTATTGCAAAGCCAATCCTAAAAACCAGGTGGGATACAGCGATAGTTGCTGGGGGCTCACTGCCAGCGATATCCCGAATGGATATACGGCCAGTTCTCCTACCAATGATGCAGGTGTAATTGCACCTACGGCAGCGCTTTCTTCCTTCCCTTATACGCCCAAAGAATCGATGCAGGCGCTGAAATTCTTTTACTATGTATTGGGTGATAAAATATGGGGAAACTATGGCTTCGCTGATGCTTTCTCATTGAACGATGGCTGGTTTGCCAATTCATACCTGGCTATTGACCAGGGCCCCATTGTAGTAATGATTGAAAATTACAGAACCGGGTTGCTTTGGAATTTATTTACCAGCTGCCCCGAAATTAAAACAGGTATGAAAGCCCTGGGATTTCAGGCTTCTTATTTATAA
- a CDS encoding glucoamylase family protein, with amino-acid sequence MKKSLSVWLCILLSTSLFAQQIPVARTKNLSDTALLELVQKQTFKYFWDFGHPVSGMARERSNTSFNYGHEVVTTGGTGFGVMAMVVAAERKWVPRDSVVARLLKMVKFLSKANSYHGVFPHWFNGATGQTIPFSRKDDGADLVETSFLFEGLLTARQYFNAGNKTETELRNRINSLWNEVEWDWFTRGGQDVLYWHWSPNNDWNMNHSLRGFNECLITYVLAASSERYPVQSNVYHRGWAINNYFKNGKEFYGIKLPLGFDYGGPLFFTHYSFLGLDPRGLKDRYADYWQQNQNHTLINHAYCLDNPKKFKGYGANCWGLTASDNHQGYSAHSPTNDLGVITPTAALSAFPYTPEFSMKALRHFYDDLGDKIWGEYGFTDAFSEEHNWYAQSYLAIDQGPIVVMIENYRSGLLWKLFMSCPEVQKGLQKLDFKSASIN; translated from the coding sequence ATGAAAAAATCATTGAGCGTATGGCTCTGCATTTTATTGAGTACTTCTCTTTTTGCACAACAGATACCGGTTGCCAGAACAAAAAACCTCAGCGATACGGCTTTACTGGAATTGGTGCAAAAGCAAACCTTTAAATATTTCTGGGATTTCGGACATCCTGTAAGCGGTATGGCCCGTGAAAGGAGCAATACCTCTTTCAACTATGGTCATGAAGTGGTAACTACCGGTGGTACCGGCTTTGGCGTGATGGCCATGGTGGTGGCAGCAGAAAGGAAATGGGTGCCGCGCGATTCCGTAGTAGCAAGATTATTGAAGATGGTTAAATTCCTCTCCAAAGCCAATTCTTATCATGGTGTTTTCCCGCATTGGTTCAACGGGGCAACCGGACAAACCATTCCCTTCAGCCGGAAAGACGACGGGGCAGACTTAGTAGAAACCTCATTCTTATTCGAAGGGCTTCTCACTGCGCGTCAATATTTCAATGCGGGCAATAAAACAGAAACCGAATTGCGCAACCGCATCAACAGCTTGTGGAATGAAGTGGAATGGGATTGGTTTACCAGGGGCGGACAGGATGTACTCTACTGGCATTGGAGTCCCAACAATGACTGGAACATGAACCATTCGCTCCGCGGATTCAACGAATGCCTGATCACCTATGTACTGGCAGCCAGCAGCGAACGGTATCCTGTTCAAAGTAATGTGTACCACCGCGGATGGGCCATCAACAATTATTTCAAAAACGGAAAAGAGTTCTATGGTATCAAACTGCCGCTTGGCTTTGATTATGGCGGACCGCTGTTCTTCACCCATTATTCTTTCCTGGGTCTAGACCCGAGAGGATTGAAAGACCGTTATGCTGATTACTGGCAGCAAAACCAGAACCACACGCTCATCAACCATGCCTATTGTTTAGATAACCCCAAAAAGTTCAAAGGTTACGGAGCAAATTGCTGGGGCCTCACTGCAAGCGACAACCATCAAGGTTATAGCGCCCATTCACCCACCAATGACCTGGGTGTGATCACGCCTACTGCCGCGCTCTCGGCATTTCCTTATACGCCTGAATTTTCAATGAAAGCATTGCGTCATTTTTACGACGACCTGGGCGATAAGATATGGGGTGAATATGGTTTTACAGATGCTTTCAGTGAAGAGCATAACTGGTATGCACAATCCTACCTGGCTATTGACCAGGGGCCGATTGTTGTGATGATCGAAAACTATCGCTCTGGCTTGCTGTGGAAACTGTTTATGAGCTGCCCCGAAGTTCAAAAAGGATTACAGAAACTCGATTTCAAATCAGCGTCTATCAATTGA
- a CDS encoding family 43 glycosylhydrolase, protein MKTAKIYCSIALALLLGTKSFSQQRTYCNPINIDYGYTPIPNFATEGKHRATADPVIVTYKGDYYLFSTNQWGYWWSSDMSHWNFVSRSFLRPEHKVYDDLCAPAVWVQGDTLLVFGSTYTSKFPIWMSTNPKANEWKEAIHDFTPGGWDPDFFRDDDGRLYMYNGSSNRYPIYGVEVDPKTFQLIGARKEMYLLEPYKYGWQRFGENLDDIFLDPFIEGAWMTKHNGKYYLQYGAPGTEFSGYADGVIVGNAPLGPFKPQPMPFSYKPGGFARGAGHGATYQDKWNNYWHISTIGISVKNNFERRVGIWPTGFDKDGVMYCNTALGDYPTYLPDGPADHLKGKFTGWMLLNYNKPVTVSSTLGSYSANNAVDEDIKTYWSAATGNAGEWIVTDLGNISTVNAVQINYADQDAEFLGKSHDVYHQYQLWYSTDNKRWQLLADKSKNKTDVPHDYVELDNPVKARYIKLVNLHMPTGKFALSGLRVFGNGGGAKPDTVQHFIVLRTEKDKRSAWIKWRLSGDAYAYNIYTGTEPDKLYNCIMVHNTNQYFFKAMDKDLPFYFQIEAINENGVSERTKVIRSE, encoded by the coding sequence ATGAAAACGGCAAAGATTTATTGTTCCATTGCACTGGCATTGTTGCTGGGTACAAAAAGTTTCTCGCAACAACGCACTTATTGCAACCCCATTAACATCGATTACGGTTATACGCCTATTCCCAATTTTGCTACCGAAGGGAAACATCGTGCTACAGCCGATCCGGTGATCGTAACTTACAAAGGCGACTATTACCTCTTCTCCACCAACCAATGGGGCTATTGGTGGAGCAGCGACATGAGTCATTGGAATTTTGTTTCAAGGTCTTTCTTACGACCCGAACACAAAGTGTATGATGACCTGTGTGCGCCGGCTGTATGGGTACAAGGCGATACTTTGCTGGTTTTCGGCTCTACCTATACATCCAAATTTCCCATCTGGATGAGTACCAACCCCAAAGCCAATGAATGGAAAGAAGCCATTCATGACTTCACGCCGGGAGGCTGGGATCCTGATTTTTTCAGGGACGACGATGGCAGGTTATACATGTACAATGGCAGCAGCAATCGCTATCCCATCTATGGTGTAGAAGTGGATCCCAAAACATTTCAATTGATTGGTGCCAGGAAAGAAATGTATTTATTGGAACCTTATAAATATGGATGGCAGCGCTTTGGAGAAAACCTCGACGATATTTTTCTCGATCCGTTTATTGAAGGCGCATGGATGACCAAACACAATGGCAAGTACTACCTGCAATATGGCGCTCCGGGAACAGAATTCAGTGGTTATGCAGATGGCGTGATTGTAGGCAATGCCCCGCTTGGGCCATTCAAGCCGCAGCCAATGCCTTTCAGTTATAAGCCTGGTGGCTTTGCGCGTGGAGCGGGGCATGGCGCTACTTATCAGGACAAATGGAATAACTATTGGCATATATCCACCATTGGCATATCGGTAAAAAACAATTTCGAGCGGCGGGTAGGCATCTGGCCCACTGGTTTCGATAAAGATGGGGTGATGTATTGTAATACCGCATTGGGTGATTATCCGACTTACCTGCCTGATGGCCCTGCTGATCATCTGAAAGGAAAATTCACCGGATGGATGTTGCTGAATTATAACAAGCCAGTAACCGTATCTTCTACTCTCGGCAGTTACAGCGCCAACAACGCTGTTGATGAAGACATCAAAACTTATTGGAGTGCCGCTACCGGCAACGCAGGCGAATGGATCGTGACCGATCTAGGAAATATCAGTACGGTTAATGCTGTACAGATCAATTACGCAGATCAGGATGCAGAGTTCCTGGGTAAATCGCACGATGTGTATCATCAGTATCAATTATGGTATTCTACAGACAACAAGCGTTGGCAGTTATTGGCAGACAAGAGCAAGAATAAAACCGATGTGCCGCACGATTATGTAGAGCTGGACAACCCCGTTAAAGCCAGATACATCAAGCTGGTTAACCTGCACATGCCTACCGGCAAGTTTGCCCTCAGCGGTCTGCGGGTATTTGGCAATGGCGGCGGCGCCAAACCCGATACGGTGCAGCACTTTATTGTATTACGTACAGAAAAAGACAAGCGCAGCGCCTGGATCAAATGGCGTTTATCCGGCGATGCCTATGCATACAATATCTATACTGGTACGGAGCCGGACAAATTATACAATTGCATCATGGTGCACAATACCAACCAGTATTTTTTCAAAGCAATGGACAAAGACTTGCCCTTTTATTTCCAGATTGAAGCCATCAATGAAAATGGCGTATCTGAACGCACTAAAGTGATCAGGTCTGAATAA